The following are from one region of the Nicotiana tomentosiformis chromosome 7, ASM39032v3, whole genome shotgun sequence genome:
- the LOC138895303 gene encoding secreted RxLR effector protein 161-like, which translates to MYLANATRPDIAFSVNLLTRYSSCPTRRHWNKIKHILRYLKETLDMSLFYANKGSADLVGYADAGYLSDPHKARSQIEYVFTCGGTVISWRSTKQSIVTTSSNHAEIISIHEASRECVWLRSVIHFTQEKCGLECDKRSTILYEDNTACIDQLKGGFIKGDRTKHISPKLFYTHDLQKNVDIDEQ; encoded by the coding sequence atgtatcttgctaatgctacaaggcctgacatagcattttctgttaatttactaacaagatatagctcttgtCCTACTCGGAGACATTGGAATaagattaagcatattttgcgatatttaaaggaaactcttgatatgagtttgttttatgctaacaaaggtagtgcagatcttgttggttatgcagatgcaggttactTATCTGATCctcataaagctcgatctcaaatcgagtacgtatttacatgtggaggtactgtcatatcatggcgctccacaaagcagtcaattgttactacttcttcaaatcaCGCTGAGATAATatctattcatgaagcaagtagagaatgcgtatggttgagatcagtgattcattttactcaagaaaaatgtggtttggagtgtgataaaagatccacaattttatatgaaGACAATACTGCATGCATAgaccaattgaagggaggatttattaaaggagatagaacgaagcacatttcaccaaaattattctacacacacgatcttcagaaaaatgttGACATTGATGAGCaataa